Proteins encoded within one genomic window of Bacillus thuringiensis:
- a CDS encoding YgaB family protein: MNDFDKLVREQLETMDELLKLQAHLEKYQQIEMSEKDTCDKKELHFIRQEIYRTELALKLLHEKFEEQTNSVIQSFETEKMISNLG, encoded by the coding sequence ATGAACGATTTTGATAAGTTGGTAAGAGAACAATTGGAAACGATGGATGAGTTGTTAAAGTTACAAGCTCATCTAGAGAAGTATCAGCAAATTGAAATGAGCGAAAAGGATACGTGCGATAAAAAGGAATTACATTTTATCCGCCAAGAAATATATAGAACAGAATTAGCGTTAAAACTGTTACATGAGAAATTTGAAGAGCAAACAAATAGTGTGATTCAATCTTTTGAAACTGAAAAAATGATTTCGAATTTAGGCTAA
- a CDS encoding DUF402 domain-containing protein codes for MGFPKEGEKVQIHSYKHNGSIHRMWEETTILKGTQSLVIGANDRTVVTESDGRTWITREPAICYFHANYWFNVIGMLREEGVYYYCNLSSPFAYDSEALKYIDYDLDIKVYPDMTYTLLDEDEYEKHSQIMQYPPVIDTILKRNVAQLTQWIHQRKGPFAPDFVDMWYERYLMYRN; via the coding sequence ATGGGATTTCCCAAAGAAGGAGAAAAAGTACAAATACATAGTTATAAACATAATGGCTCCATTCATAGAATGTGGGAAGAGACAACAATTTTAAAAGGGACACAGAGTCTTGTAATCGGAGCGAATGATCGTACAGTAGTGACGGAATCAGATGGCCGAACATGGATTACTCGTGAACCAGCAATTTGTTATTTTCATGCAAACTATTGGTTTAATGTGATTGGAATGTTAAGGGAAGAGGGAGTATATTATTATTGTAATTTAAGCTCACCTTTTGCATATGATTCTGAAGCATTGAAGTACATTGATTACGATTTAGATATTAAAGTGTATCCAGATATGACATATACGCTTCTAGATGAAGATGAGTATGAAAAGCATAGTCAAATTATGCAATATCCACCTGTGATTGATACTATTTTAAAACGAAATGTAGCACAATTAACACAATGGATTCATCAAAGAAAAGGGCCATTCGCGCCAGATTTCGTAGATATGTGGTATGAGAGATATTTAATGTACAGAAATTAA
- a CDS encoding ABC transporter ATP-binding protein codes for MQGIKRYLQFVKPYRWLIAITIMIGLVKFGIPLIMPWLLKYIIDDVIQGGGSLQDKTSQLVTAIGIAFFIFAVVRPPIEYYRQYFAQRIANTILYDLRKHIFGHLQKLSLRYYSNTKTGEIISRVIHDVEQTKDFVITGLMNVWLDTATIAIAIIVMFSMNIKLTFVALLILPIYVVAVKYFFGRLRKLTKERSQALATMQGYLHERIQGMQVTRSFALEEYEGKQFEKRNNEFLTKALTHTSWTARTFSAVNTLTDLGPLLVIGFAAYEVVQGQLTLGTMVAFVGYMDSLYSPLRRLVNSSTTLTQSFASMDRVFELLDEKYDIVNVPGAVQTKKLNGEVIFDNVSFRYNSDEKEVLHNLSLTMLPGEKVALVGASGGGKSSLASLIPRFYDVSSGAVYVDGIDVRKYDMRNLRSHIGIVLQDNLLFSDTIGANILYGNPKATEEEVIAAAKAAQIHDFIIELPDGYDTVVGERGVKLSGGQRQRVAIARVFLKNPSLLILDEATSALDLENERYIQEALQTLAADRTTIIIAHRLATITHVDTIIYIEDGEIKETGSHEELMKKRGYYHNLYQLQHITETAPLA; via the coding sequence GTGCAAGGTATAAAAAGATATTTGCAATTTGTTAAACCATATCGATGGCTTATTGCTATTACGATTATGATAGGTCTAGTTAAATTCGGCATTCCGCTTATTATGCCGTGGTTATTAAAGTATATTATTGATGATGTCATTCAGGGAGGAGGGTCACTTCAAGATAAAACGTCCCAACTAGTAACAGCGATTGGGATTGCTTTTTTTATTTTTGCAGTAGTAAGACCGCCAATTGAATATTATCGTCAATATTTTGCGCAACGTATCGCAAATACAATACTATATGATTTGCGAAAACATATTTTTGGTCATTTACAAAAGTTGAGTTTACGTTATTATTCGAATACAAAAACAGGGGAGATTATTTCACGTGTCATTCATGATGTAGAACAAACGAAGGATTTTGTAATTACTGGTTTGATGAATGTTTGGTTAGATACGGCAACAATTGCTATCGCTATTATTGTTATGTTTTCTATGAATATAAAGTTGACATTTGTTGCGCTATTAATTTTACCTATTTATGTAGTGGCAGTGAAATATTTTTTCGGGCGTCTTCGAAAATTGACGAAAGAGCGTTCACAAGCGTTAGCAACGATGCAAGGGTATTTACATGAACGTATTCAAGGAATGCAAGTGACACGTAGCTTTGCATTAGAAGAGTATGAGGGGAAGCAGTTTGAAAAAAGAAATAATGAATTTTTGACGAAAGCGTTAACGCATACGAGCTGGACGGCGAGAACATTTTCAGCAGTAAATACATTAACAGATTTGGGGCCGTTACTTGTAATCGGTTTTGCAGCATATGAAGTGGTTCAGGGGCAGTTAACATTAGGGACTATGGTTGCTTTTGTTGGATATATGGATAGTTTGTATAGTCCACTTCGCCGCCTTGTTAATTCCTCAACGACATTAACACAGTCTTTTGCATCGATGGATCGGGTGTTTGAACTGTTAGATGAAAAATACGATATTGTGAATGTGCCAGGTGCGGTACAAACGAAAAAATTAAATGGCGAAGTGATATTTGATAATGTATCTTTTCGTTACAATTCGGATGAAAAAGAGGTATTACATAACCTTTCGTTAACTATGTTACCAGGAGAGAAGGTAGCACTTGTAGGAGCGAGTGGGGGAGGGAAGTCATCTCTTGCTAGTTTAATCCCGCGTTTCTATGATGTCTCTTCAGGCGCAGTTTATGTAGATGGGATAGATGTTAGAAAGTATGATATGAGAAATTTACGTAGTCATATTGGAATTGTACTACAAGATAATTTGTTATTTAGCGATACAATCGGGGCAAATATTTTATATGGAAATCCGAAAGCTACAGAGGAAGAAGTGATTGCAGCTGCCAAAGCTGCGCAAATTCATGATTTTATTATTGAGTTACCTGATGGTTATGATACTGTCGTTGGGGAACGTGGTGTGAAGTTATCTGGTGGGCAAAGGCAACGTGTAGCGATTGCACGAGTGTTTTTAAAGAATCCATCGTTACTTATATTAGATGAAGCGACTTCGGCTTTAGATTTAGAAAATGAACGATATATTCAAGAGGCGCTTCAGACGTTAGCTGCTGATCGAACGACGATCATAATTGCACATCGATTGGCGACGATTACGCATGTGGATACGATTATTTACATTGAAGATGGTGAAATTAAAGAAACAGGTTCTCATGAAGAATTAATGAAAAAAAGAGGATATTATCACAATTTATATCAACTTCAACATATAACAGAAACAGCTCCTTTAGCGTAA
- a CDS encoding aromatic acid exporter family protein, which yields MKLGARILKTGIAITLALFACILLQLPSPVFAGISAIFAVQPSVYRSYLTALEQIQANVIGAVFAIVFATAFGHNPFIIGLTCILVIALTLQLRLENTISIALVTVIAIMEYQGEDFFSFALLRFATIMIGIIAASLVNLVFMPPKYETKLYHRIVDNTEEIVKWIRMNSRQASDFTTLKTDIDRMKEKMIKLNHYYLLYKEERSYTKKVKFAKIRKLVLFRQMLATTSRALSTLKSLHRTENELRYMPEEFQESIQNELDSLTHYHEQVLLKFIGKAKKQQSVEMLDEVETGKQELIDIFMEYQNKDDEEAYKTWLHLFPLISAIINYSEEVEHLDLLVDSFYTYHKPEAELKIDDKKEDE from the coding sequence ATGAAACTTGGTGCTCGCATTTTAAAAACGGGTATTGCCATCACATTAGCTTTATTTGCTTGTATTTTGCTTCAATTACCGAGTCCGGTATTTGCGGGGATCTCAGCTATCTTCGCTGTTCAACCGTCTGTATACCGTTCGTATTTAACTGCTCTTGAGCAAATTCAAGCAAACGTCATTGGCGCGGTATTCGCTATCGTATTTGCTACTGCTTTTGGACATAATCCTTTTATTATTGGATTAACATGTATATTAGTAATTGCGCTTACGTTACAATTACGATTAGAAAACACAATATCAATTGCTTTAGTAACAGTTATCGCCATTATGGAGTATCAGGGCGAAGATTTCTTTAGTTTTGCCTTACTTCGCTTTGCGACGATTATGATTGGAATTATTGCGGCTTCACTTGTAAATTTAGTGTTTATGCCGCCAAAATACGAAACAAAGCTCTATCATCGTATCGTTGATAATACAGAAGAAATTGTAAAATGGATTCGAATGAATAGCAGGCAAGCTTCTGATTTTACAACATTAAAAACTGATATTGATCGTATGAAAGAAAAAATGATCAAACTCAACCATTACTATTTGCTGTATAAAGAAGAAAGAAGCTATACGAAAAAAGTAAAGTTCGCAAAAATTCGTAAGCTTGTTTTATTCAGACAAATGTTAGCGACGACAAGTCGTGCTTTAAGTACGTTAAAATCATTACATCGTACTGAAAACGAACTGCGCTATATGCCAGAAGAATTTCAGGAATCTATCCAGAACGAACTTGATTCATTAACACATTATCATGAACAAGTTTTATTAAAATTTATTGGTAAAGCAAAAAAACAACAATCCGTTGAAATGCTTGATGAAGTTGAAACAGGTAAACAAGAATTAATTGATATCTTTATGGAATATCAAAACAAGGATGATGAGGAAGCTTATAAAACATGGCTACACCTCTTCCCTCTTATTTCTGCCATTATTAACTATAGTGAAGAAGTAGAGCATTTAGATTTACTTGTGGATAGCTTCTACACATACCATAAACCAGAAGCAGAACTTAAAATCGATGATAAAAAAGAAGACGAATAA
- a CDS encoding glutamate synthase-related protein — translation MLNKTNTWTPSLFRDYKNAEHDACGIVSVMEKRKIPTKENIDLCIQSLIKMNHRAGFINGEGDGIGIHIDVPKALWNEKLKNNGYNPTIVDHPHFIVGHFFLNKKENIVNLKNHIRTQLNNENLAILFESDDVINSDALGPLGKQEEPLFWQVALIAENEVKNIEQILFSVTIKIEENEAIHVASLSRDHVVYKVLGAGDTLVAYYNDLQHPLIASTMTLGHNRYSTNTLSNFFRVQPFSVLGHNGEINTIAKLRDQADMIHVPLTAGGSDSQDLNRTLETLLVQYDYSLFEAMDILFPPIINEIKLYEPHLQDLYTYMREAWGHFAQGPAGIISRYKDEAVFSVDSLGLRPVWKVETASSYIFSSEPGVVLPTEYVTEPKPLAPGEKVGLKWNEQDELVLYEYDDYQTQVYNRFKKRVDVTDYHLNLSIPETKEIQGLCDATQVETKQYVAFGWDREHIQLLEQMATKGVEPIRSLGHDSPLAALDTDRRNIADFIKESVAVVTNPAIDRDREIEHFSTRTILGERPSLLSDTKQPFVVEMLSPIILEGSVAQSIAEELHTITYEQLIQLFNTHSSIATISATFSPTETLQCALNRIGSEAITAVNDGASLLLIDDAHAHLNEQLWIDPHLVTAKVHQVLSENKLRRNCSLVIRSGALRSLHDIVTLYGLGADSINPYLLFATVNDGTKTPITNLYNALNKGLEKVISTIGIHELRGYGRLYSSIGLHEEIANILQITNFFGSNDVAFSLESLAEDAQMRADDYNDPKVRMRKSFHIFPRIWKAIGDVAKGNSYDDYRDKLSELEENNPIAIRHLVQTKQTKHVIPTEEVSIGIQKHDLPFIISSMSFGSQNEIAFRAYAEAADQLNMISLNGEGGEIKDMIGKYPHTRGQQIASGRFGVNAELLNSSNLIEIKIGQGAKPGEGGHLPGSKVTAKIAEARNATIGSDLISPSNNHDIYSIEDLAQMITEIKTANQLAKVAVKVPVVPNIGTIAVGIAKAGADFINISGFDGGTGAARIHALQHVGLPVEIGVKAAHNALLEANMRHKVEIWADGGIRSVNDALKIMLLGANRIGFGTLSMIAIGCTTCRGCHLDTCHVGIATQIESEAQAKEHGLRRFVPRELESAVAGLLHLFTTFGVELKRLTGNLGYTNLQEIVGRSDLLEQVRGKNLLDLCNLLQTIEHPSVTKTEHVPEKQFETIHSPHSKELVGVGVEQRVMGGLESCYRVRSKLYEDTKLEPLTLKYTNGSIPGNGLGAYNSENLFIHVNGGAQDGIGKTSFGGGIYITKAKGKDGLYYNGSVGKGFGYGAQKGALYVQGNADARAGIRLSGADMIIGGRMTKPLREKEQGNIGAYSNIKGFAFEYMTNGRALVLGDPGPWICAGMTGGVVYLRHDSSLGLTEQALKRRIAKGANVTLQPISKNGVQDVTNLLLDYIRVLNEHEQYEEVALLTPLLNDMQQQFFEIIPKKEQADPSISTE, via the coding sequence ATGCTCAATAAAACAAATACATGGACACCGTCTTTATTTCGAGATTATAAAAATGCAGAACATGATGCGTGTGGAATCGTTTCCGTTATGGAGAAACGAAAAATTCCTACAAAAGAAAACATTGATCTTTGTATACAATCACTAATCAAAATGAATCACCGAGCTGGTTTCATTAATGGTGAAGGAGATGGCATTGGCATTCACATTGATGTCCCAAAAGCACTTTGGAATGAAAAGTTGAAAAATAACGGATACAATCCAACGATTGTGGATCATCCCCACTTTATCGTTGGACATTTTTTTCTAAACAAAAAAGAGAATATCGTTAATCTAAAAAATCATATTCGCACACAACTAAACAACGAAAACCTTGCAATCCTTTTCGAAAGTGACGATGTAATAAATTCCGATGCACTCGGTCCACTCGGTAAACAAGAAGAACCTTTATTTTGGCAAGTTGCTCTTATCGCAGAAAATGAAGTTAAAAATATTGAGCAAATATTATTTTCAGTAACGATAAAAATAGAGGAAAACGAAGCGATTCATGTTGCTTCCTTAAGTCGTGACCATGTTGTATATAAAGTTCTAGGCGCTGGTGATACACTTGTTGCCTATTACAATGATTTACAACATCCTCTTATCGCTTCAACTATGACACTAGGACATAACCGCTATTCTACTAATACATTATCTAATTTTTTTCGTGTACAACCATTTAGCGTTCTCGGACATAATGGTGAAATTAACACAATTGCAAAATTACGCGATCAAGCTGACATGATTCATGTTCCACTTACTGCTGGGGGCAGTGACTCCCAAGATTTAAACCGCACCTTAGAAACTCTACTTGTTCAATACGACTACAGTTTATTTGAAGCAATGGATATACTATTCCCGCCAATTATTAATGAAATTAAACTTTATGAACCGCATTTACAAGATTTATATACGTATATGCGTGAAGCATGGGGCCATTTCGCACAAGGTCCAGCTGGCATTATTTCACGTTATAAAGATGAAGCTGTTTTCAGCGTTGATTCCCTTGGACTACGACCAGTATGGAAAGTAGAGACAGCGAGTTCTTATATTTTCTCTTCTGAACCTGGAGTTGTATTACCAACTGAATATGTAACAGAACCAAAACCACTCGCTCCTGGAGAAAAGGTCGGATTAAAATGGAATGAACAAGATGAGCTTGTACTCTACGAATACGATGACTACCAAACTCAAGTATATAACCGTTTTAAAAAGCGAGTGGATGTTACCGATTATCATTTGAATTTATCTATCCCTGAAACGAAAGAGATCCAAGGTTTATGTGATGCTACGCAAGTTGAAACGAAGCAATACGTTGCTTTTGGATGGGACCGAGAACATATTCAGCTTCTTGAACAGATGGCAACAAAAGGCGTTGAGCCAATTCGCTCACTTGGGCATGACTCACCACTTGCCGCACTCGATACTGATAGAAGAAATATCGCTGACTTCATTAAGGAAAGTGTAGCTGTTGTTACAAATCCAGCAATCGATCGTGATCGAGAGATCGAACACTTCTCCACACGAACGATACTTGGAGAGCGCCCAAGTTTATTAAGCGATACTAAACAGCCATTTGTAGTTGAAATGCTTTCCCCAATTATTTTAGAAGGAAGTGTAGCACAATCTATTGCAGAGGAATTACACACAATTACGTACGAACAACTTATACAGCTATTCAATACTCATAGCTCTATCGCTACAATCTCTGCTACATTCAGTCCTACAGAAACTTTACAATGCGCCTTAAATCGAATTGGTTCTGAAGCGATAACAGCCGTGAACGATGGAGCTTCCTTACTATTAATAGACGATGCCCACGCTCATCTAAATGAACAGTTATGGATTGATCCGCATTTAGTTACCGCTAAAGTACATCAAGTATTAAGCGAAAATAAATTACGCCGAAACTGCTCTCTCGTTATACGTTCCGGTGCCCTTCGCTCCTTACACGATATCGTCACACTGTATGGATTAGGAGCAGATAGTATTAATCCATATTTATTATTTGCAACCGTCAATGATGGGACAAAAACGCCAATTACGAATTTATATAATGCACTTAATAAAGGACTGGAAAAAGTCATTTCAACAATTGGAATTCATGAATTACGTGGTTACGGTCGCCTCTATTCTTCTATCGGATTACATGAGGAAATCGCAAATATATTACAAATTACGAATTTCTTCGGTTCAAATGATGTAGCTTTCTCGCTTGAGTCACTTGCTGAAGATGCACAAATGCGAGCAGATGATTATAACGATCCTAAAGTTAGAATGCGAAAATCTTTTCATATATTCCCGCGAATTTGGAAAGCAATCGGCGATGTCGCAAAAGGAAACTCTTATGATGATTACCGTGACAAGTTAAGTGAATTAGAAGAAAATAACCCAATCGCAATTAGACATCTTGTTCAAACGAAACAAACAAAGCATGTCATTCCAACTGAAGAAGTGTCCATCGGCATTCAAAAGCATGATTTACCATTTATTATTAGTTCCATGTCATTTGGTTCTCAAAATGAAATTGCCTTTCGTGCATATGCAGAAGCGGCCGACCAGCTAAATATGATTAGCTTGAACGGTGAAGGCGGCGAAATTAAAGATATGATTGGAAAATATCCACATACACGCGGACAACAAATTGCATCTGGGCGATTTGGCGTAAACGCCGAACTACTAAATTCATCAAACTTAATTGAAATAAAAATTGGGCAAGGCGCAAAGCCTGGTGAAGGTGGACATTTGCCAGGTTCAAAAGTAACAGCCAAAATCGCTGAAGCACGTAATGCGACAATTGGCTCTGATTTAATTTCACCTTCTAACAACCATGATATTTATTCCATTGAAGATTTAGCTCAAATGATTACAGAAATTAAAACGGCTAATCAACTTGCAAAGGTAGCTGTAAAAGTCCCTGTTGTTCCTAACATTGGAACAATTGCTGTCGGTATTGCAAAAGCTGGTGCTGATTTTATTAACATTAGCGGATTTGATGGTGGTACAGGTGCTGCACGTATTCACGCATTGCAACATGTAGGTCTTCCTGTAGAAATTGGTGTGAAAGCCGCTCACAACGCTTTATTAGAAGCAAATATGAGACATAAAGTAGAAATTTGGGCTGATGGCGGTATCCGAAGCGTTAATGATGCCTTGAAAATCATGCTCCTCGGAGCAAACCGCATTGGATTTGGTACATTATCTATGATTGCAATCGGCTGTACAACTTGCCGCGGGTGCCATCTAGATACTTGTCATGTTGGAATTGCAACACAAATTGAATCTGAAGCTCAGGCGAAAGAACACGGATTACGCCGTTTCGTCCCGCGCGAATTAGAAAGCGCCGTTGCTGGATTATTACATTTATTCACTACTTTTGGCGTAGAACTAAAACGATTAACAGGAAATCTTGGTTATACAAATTTACAAGAAATTGTCGGGCGTTCTGATTTATTAGAACAAGTTCGAGGAAAAAATTTATTAGACTTATGTAATTTACTACAAACGATAGAACATCCATCTGTTACAAAAACAGAGCACGTACCAGAAAAACAATTTGAAACAATTCATTCCCCTCATTCAAAAGAATTAGTAGGCGTTGGCGTAGAGCAACGCGTTATGGGTGGTTTAGAATCTTGCTATCGCGTTCGTAGTAAATTATATGAAGACACGAAGCTTGAACCACTTACATTAAAGTATACGAATGGCTCTATTCCTGGCAATGGATTAGGTGCTTACAATAGTGAGAACTTATTTATACACGTAAATGGTGGTGCACAAGATGGTATTGGTAAAACCTCCTTTGGTGGTGGTATTTATATAACAAAAGCAAAAGGAAAAGACGGCCTATATTATAACGGTTCTGTCGGAAAAGGTTTTGGATACGGTGCACAAAAAGGGGCGCTATACGTTCAAGGTAACGCTGATGCTCGCGCTGGTATTCGCCTCTCTGGAGCAGACATGATAATTGGAGGGCGTATGACAAAGCCACTCCGTGAAAAAGAACAAGGGAATATAGGAGCATACTCTAATATTAAAGGTTTCGCATTTGAATATATGACAAATGGGCGAGCGCTTGTTTTAGGGGATCCTGGCCCATGGATCTGTGCTGGTATGACTGGCGGTGTTGTTTATTTACGTCATGATTCAAGCTTAGGTTTAACAGAACAGGCCTTAAAAAGAAGAATCGCAAAAGGAGCAAATGTTACATTACAACCAATTAGTAAAAATGGTGTGCAAGATGTAACCAATTTATTACTAGATTATATCCGTGTATTAAATGAACATGAGCAATACGAGGAAGTTGCTTTGTTAACACCGTTACTCAATGATATGCAGCAACAGTTTTTTGAAATTATCCCGAAAAAAGAGCAGGCTGATCCATCTATCTCAACAGAGTGA
- the hemL gene encoding glutamate-1-semialdehyde-2,1-aminomutase, whose protein sequence is MKFTKSEALHKEALEHIVGGVNSPSRSFKAVGGGAPVAMERGKGAYFWDVDGNKYIDYLAAYGPIITGHAHPHITKAITTAAENGVLYGTPTALEVKFAKMLKEAMPALDKVRFVNSGTEAVMTTIRVARAYTGRTKIMKFAGCYHGHSDLVLVAAGSGPSTLGTPDSAGVPQSIAQEVITVPFNNVETLKEALDKWGHEVAAILVEPIVGNFGIVEPKPGFLEKVNELVHEAGALVIYDEVITAFRFMYGGAQDLLGVTPDLTALGKVIGGGLPIGAYGGKKEIMEQVAPLGPAYQAGTMAGNPASMASGIACLEVLQQEGLYEKLDELGAMLEKGILEQAAKHNIDITLNRLKGALTVYFTTNTIEDYDAAQDTDGEMFGKFFKLMLQEGVNLAPSKYEAWFLTTEHTKEDIEYTIEAVGRAFAALADNK, encoded by the coding sequence GTGAAATTCACAAAGTCAGAAGCATTACATAAAGAAGCTTTAGAACATATCGTTGGCGGTGTTAATAGTCCTTCTCGTTCTTTTAAAGCGGTTGGCGGCGGCGCTCCTGTTGCTATGGAACGTGGAAAAGGTGCTTATTTCTGGGATGTAGACGGAAATAAATACATCGATTATTTAGCAGCATACGGTCCTATTATTACTGGACATGCTCACCCGCACATCACAAAAGCAATTACAACAGCTGCTGAAAACGGGGTACTTTACGGAACACCAACAGCACTAGAAGTAAAATTCGCAAAAATGTTAAAAGAAGCAATGCCTGCTTTAGATAAAGTACGCTTTGTAAACTCTGGTACTGAAGCAGTAATGACGACAATTCGTGTCGCTCGTGCTTACACAGGCCGCACAAAAATTATGAAATTTGCTGGTTGTTACCACGGTCATTCTGATTTAGTACTTGTAGCAGCTGGATCTGGTCCTTCTACACTAGGAACTCCTGACTCAGCTGGTGTACCACAAAGTATCGCTCAAGAAGTTATTACCGTTCCATTTAATAATGTAGAAACTTTAAAAGAGGCATTAGATAAATGGGGACATGAAGTAGCAGCTATTCTTGTAGAACCGATTGTTGGAAACTTCGGTATTGTAGAGCCAAAACCTGGATTCCTTGAGAAGGTGAATGAACTTGTTCACGAAGCTGGTGCACTAGTAATTTATGATGAAGTTATTACTGCTTTCCGCTTCATGTACGGTGGTGCTCAAGATTTACTTGGCGTAACACCAGACTTAACAGCGCTTGGTAAAGTTATTGGCGGCGGACTTCCAATCGGTGCTTACGGTGGTAAGAAAGAAATTATGGAACAAGTTGCTCCGCTTGGACCTGCATATCAAGCTGGTACAATGGCAGGAAATCCTGCTTCTATGGCATCTGGTATTGCTTGTCTAGAAGTTCTTCAACAAGAAGGACTTTATGAGAAATTAGATGAACTTGGTGCCATGCTTGAAAAAGGAATTTTAGAGCAAGCTGCAAAACATAATATCGATATTACATTAAACCGTCTAAAAGGTGCTTTAACTGTATACTTCACAACAAATACAATTGAAGATTACGATGCAGCACAAGATACAGATGGTGAAATGTTCGGTAAATTCTTCAAGCTAATGCTTCAAGAAGGCGTTAACTTAGCACCTTCTAAATACGAGGCATGGTTCTTAACAACAGAACATACAAAAGAAGATATTGAATATACAATCGAAGCTGTAGGCCGAGCATTCGCTGCTTTAGCGGATAATAAATAA
- a CDS encoding ABC transporter ATP-binding protein, with product MKSVIEVQGLRKEFTAYSSRPGLKGAFRDLLNRNYKIVPAVNDVSFTVKQGEMVGYIGENGAGKSTTIKMLTGILTPTSGEILVNGMNPHKQREEFARTIGVVFGQRSQLWWDIAVQESFRLLKKVYGVSDAQYKEHMEHVIETLDIGPLLDKPVRKLSLGQRMRCELAAALIHNPPLLFLDEPTIGLDVLVKLKIREFLKEMNERYKTTILLTTHDITDIEALCERVIMLDEGNIMYDGSLNNLRTQWGAEKEIHFQFIAPVSYQALSMVMPDSHVVWSKAKEENTWVAKIPNEEVIISMLISKVVQAFQIKDLKINEVSTEEIIRNIYEEGIKHG from the coding sequence ATGAAATCGGTAATTGAGGTACAAGGGTTACGTAAAGAATTTACAGCCTATTCAAGTCGTCCGGGTTTAAAGGGTGCATTTCGCGATTTATTAAATCGTAATTATAAAATAGTACCAGCAGTAAATGATGTATCTTTTACTGTAAAACAAGGTGAGATGGTTGGTTATATCGGTGAGAATGGTGCTGGTAAATCAACAACAATTAAAATGCTTACGGGGATTTTGACTCCGACATCAGGAGAGATTTTAGTAAATGGAATGAACCCACATAAGCAGAGAGAGGAATTTGCAAGAACAATTGGTGTTGTTTTCGGTCAACGCTCGCAACTTTGGTGGGATATTGCTGTACAAGAATCGTTTCGTTTATTAAAAAAAGTGTACGGTGTATCAGACGCTCAGTATAAAGAACATATGGAGCACGTAATCGAAACATTAGATATTGGTCCTTTATTAGACAAGCCAGTTCGAAAGTTATCTCTAGGTCAAAGAATGCGTTGTGAATTAGCCGCAGCATTAATTCATAACCCACCGTTATTATTTTTAGATGAACCAACAATTGGGCTAGATGTACTTGTGAAATTGAAAATACGTGAATTTTTAAAAGAAATGAATGAACGTTATAAAACAACAATTTTATTAACAACCCATGATATTACTGATATTGAAGCATTATGTGAGCGCGTTATCATGCTAGATGAAGGAAATATTATGTATGACGGTTCTTTAAATAATCTTCGTACGCAGTGGGGAGCAGAGAAGGAAATACATTTTCAGTTTATTGCACCAGTTTCCTATCAGGCTTTATCAATGGTTATGCCGGATAGTCATGTCGTTTGGTCGAAAGCGAAAGAGGAAAACACGTGGGTTGCAAAAATCCCGAATGAAGAAGTTATTATTTCAATGCTTATTTCTAAAGTAGTACAAGCTTTTCAAATTAAAGATTTAAAAATTAATGAAGTGTCTACAGAGGAAATTATTCGTAACATTTATGAAGAAGGTATTAAACATGGGTAA